A segment of the Xylanibacillus composti genome:
AAGAATGGAGGAACAGTACGGGGGCTTGGACATACTTGTGAATAATGCATGGTCAGGCAAAAAAAACTCGTTCGAGTCTATTACCGATGAAGATTGGGACTATGATATTGAAATGAGTTTGAATTCTGTGTTCCGCATGGTCAAGGCCACTCTACCAGGCTTAAAAGAGAAAAAGGGAGTGGTCTTAAATATTACTTCCATGTATGGGCACGTAGCTCCGGACTATAGGATATATGATGGCATACAATTTGCCAACCCGCCGAGTTACGGCGCAGCAAAAGCAGGTGTCATTCAGTTTACAAAGTATCTTGCGAGCTTCCTTTCTCCTTATGGCATTCGAGTAAATTGTTTGAGTCCTGGACCTTTTCCAACAAGTGAAACACAAAAAAATCAAGATTTTATTTCAAATTTAAGTGCAAAGAACCCGTTGAATCGAATTGGACAACCACATGAGATCAAAGGTGCTGTCGCGCTGTTATGTTCGGATGCATCCAGTTATATGACGGGTCAGAATATTTGTGTAGATGGCGGTTGGACGTCGTGGTAAGGGTTGGAATAATTGGGATGAGCGAGGGCAATGGCCATCCTATTTCGTTTTCTGCGATCATAAACGGATTTAACGAGATCGAATTGCGTAAGATGGGCTGGAATGTCATTCATGATTATATGAGCGAGAGAGATCCTGCCGATGTTGGTCTGAACGGAATTAGCGTTACACATGCATGGACACAGGATGAGGAACTTACCAAGCAAATGAGCAAGGCTTGTTACATTGAAAACATTGTCAAACAGCCGGAAGACATGATTGGGCATGTAGATGCCGTTATTATTGCACGGGATGATTACAATACGCATGTGGAGCTTTCCAAACCGTTTCTCCATGCAGGTCTTCCTGTTTTTATAGATAAACCGCTAAGTCTCTGTCCGGAAGAAATAAACTTCTTCAAGCCTTATTTGGCCTCAGGTCAACTTATGAGCTGCTCGGCAATGCGTTATGCCAGAGAATTGGACACTGTGAAAAGAAACATCTCTCAGTATGGCGATATCAAATTGATACGCGGTACAGTAGTAAATGGTTGGGATAAGTATGGGATTCATATTCTGGATGCGATATATCCGCTTCTACGTTCGAAATGTATTGCGGTTACCCGTATTCCTGCCAATCATACATCTATCGCGATCGAGATGGAGAATGGTTCTGCTGTGCAGATTGATGCCTTAGGGGAAATCCCGAAAACTTTTTCAATTGAAATATTTGGATCGAAGCTAAGAAGCTCTCATGAGATTTCCGATAACTTTACTATGTTTAGACGTATGTTATGGCACTTTTTTAATTCTATAGACAAAAAACGAAATGCCATCCCCGATGTGGATACTTTAACAATCATGAGAATTTTGTATGCAGGCCACATTGCACAACAAGGAAGCGGGAGGATAGTGC
Coding sequences within it:
- a CDS encoding SDR family oxidoreductase; this encodes MRTLKQLFSLHGKVALVTGGAGHLGTEICHALLELGAKVVIASRNLDNSQKKCKEIQEIFQGTVDIEAIELELTNKRQIQETARRMEEQYGGLDILVNNAWSGKKNSFESITDEDWDYDIEMSLNSVFRMVKATLPGLKEKKGVVLNITSMYGHVAPDYRIYDGIQFANPPSYGAAKAGVIQFTKYLASFLSPYGIRVNCLSPGPFPTSETQKNQDFISNLSAKNPLNRIGQPHEIKGAVALLCSDASSYMTGQNICVDGGWTSW
- a CDS encoding Gfo/Idh/MocA family oxidoreductase; translation: MSEGNGHPISFSAIINGFNEIELRKMGWNVIHDYMSERDPADVGLNGISVTHAWTQDEELTKQMSKACYIENIVKQPEDMIGHVDAVIIARDDYNTHVELSKPFLHAGLPVFIDKPLSLCPEEINFFKPYLASGQLMSCSAMRYARELDTVKRNISQYGDIKLIRGTVVNGWDKYGIHILDAIYPLLRSKCIAVTRIPANHTSIAIEMENGSAVQIDALGEIPKTFSIEIFGSKLRSSHEISDNFTMFRRMLWHFFNSIDKKRNAIPDVDTLTIMRILYAGHIAQQGSGRIVLDELGF